One Engraulis encrasicolus isolate BLACKSEA-1 chromosome 5, IST_EnEncr_1.0, whole genome shotgun sequence DNA segment encodes these proteins:
- the LOC134448688 gene encoding leukotriene B4 receptor 1-like — MQHANNMGTANITANITTADVFLEMRVTSAVLGICFGLGVPGNLLVLAILRRRLAEGSFTLWLMMNLAVSDLLTLLTLPVWIYTLLHGWSLGLAACKLLSYVVYWSIYTSVLCVTLLSVQRYVQVLYSQRWAELGLARRRWWLLGAVWITGAVVSLYALVQREVQWLESDGKLHCLPRYRSQGEMVGTLLTESLLLFFVPFSTMACLYFILHRRVTRKLSVRSGQPCRMKKLVVSIIVSFFLFSIPIHLNNLLTVVAMSRGSRDLQQLCKVTEDVAGAMTFFNSCVNPFLYAFSHRALRIAKAEPQNPAQLLEATGSSNL, encoded by the coding sequence ATGCAGCACGCAAACAACATGGGCACCGCCAACATCACCGCCAACATCACCACAGCAGACGTTTTCCTAGAGATGAGGGTGACCAGTGCCGTGCTGGGCATCTGCTTCGGCCTTGGCGTCCCTGGCAACCTGCTTGTGCTGGCCATCCTCAGGCGCAGGCTAGCGGAGGGGAGCTTCACGCTGTGGCTGATGATGAACCTGGCCGTCTCGGACCTTCTGACTCTCCTCACTCTGCCCGTCTGGATCTACACCCTTTTGCATGGCTGGAGTCTGGGCTTGGCGGCCTGCAAGCTCCTGTCCTACGTGGTGTACTGGAGCATCTACACCAGTGTCCTGTGCGTCACTCTGTTGAGCGTGCAGCGCTACGTCCAGGTGCTCTACTCGCAGCGCTGGGCCGAGCTCGGCCTCGCCCGCCGTCGATGGTGGCTCCTGGGAGCTGTGTGGATCACCGGGGCCGTCGTCTCGTTGTATGCGCTGGTTCAGAGGGAGGTGCAGTGGCTGGAGTCGGACGGGAAGCTGCACTGCCTCCCGCGCTACCGCAGCCAAGGGGAAATGGTGGGCACGCTGCTCACAGAGAGCCTGCTGTtgttctttgtgccgttctccacTATGGCCTGTCTGTACTTTATCCTGCACAGGCGTGTGACGAGGAAGCTGAGTGTTCGTTCGGGGCAGCCCTGCAGAATGAAGAAGCTGGTGGTCAGCATCATTGTGTCGTTTTTCCTCTTCTCCATTCCGATTCACCTCAACAACCTGCTTACCGTGGTTGCCATGTCCAGGGGTTCACGTGACCTCCAGCAGCTGTGCAAGGTCACTGAGGACGTTGCCGGGGCGATGACCTTCTTCAACAGCTGTGTGAACCCCTTTCTCTACGCCTTCTCGCATCGAGCACTGCGCATAGCCAAAGCTGAACCCCAAAACCCAGCACAGCTCCTAGAGGCAACAGGGTCCTCCAATCTGTAG